From the Lathyrus oleraceus cultivar Zhongwan6 chromosome 4, CAAS_Psat_ZW6_1.0, whole genome shotgun sequence genome, one window contains:
- the LOC127136510 gene encoding uncharacterized protein LOC127136510 translates to MPLSNTSVAVLRQQMDDSNHELVNMLTNQMSTVFNPLIQESTETNRQVANQLTRLCNFLGAPARQITPMIRPIVHVQIKIGAAEEETVHKRQIIRPLQNQGVESGVAGRKQMIMVNQHQDADQIVDQHRKEDLAVENNLTTIVERIMARNGMGSTLQRPLYASPLAEFILQAEAPRGMKVPKYTKFGGESGESTIEHVARYLTESGDLAHNECLRVKNIPSSLTKAAFTWFTSLAPSSIDSWAKLEKKFHEQVRHLERLRLEKVRHNKSKKEKVAFVEYDAIDLICEADYASSTKLDIDVAELKLGSAYECRSLLPAQGRNHVEHNPKFPLKTYTFDVSKCEEIFDLLVKDGQMVVPPGTKMPPLEQRHKRGFCKYHNYLGHNTSNCHLFKDLVQKAIQDRR, encoded by the exons ATGCCTCTGTCGAACACTTCAGTAGCGGTGTTGAGACAGCAAATGGACGATAGTAACCATGAATTGGTTAACATGTTGACTAACCAGATGAGCACAGTCTTCAATCCACTAATACAAGAATCTActgaaacaaataggcaggtggcGAACCAATTGACACGCTTGTGCAATTTTCTGGGGGCACCGGCTCGACAGATAACGCCAATGATTAGACCGATTGTTCATGTGCAGATAAAGATAGGGGCAGCGGAGGAGGAGACTGTCCACAAAAGACAAATCATTAGACCCCTTCAGAATCAAGGCGTCGAATCAGGAGTCGCAGGACGTAAACAGATGATAATGGTTAACCAACACCAAGATGCTGATCAAATTGTCGACCAACATCGAAAAGAAGACCTGgcagtggaaaataatttgacaactattgtcgaaaggattatggctagaaaTGGCATGGGTTCTACATTGCAAAGGCCATTATATGCCTCCCCGTTAGCTGAATTTATTCTCCAAGCCGAGGCGCCCAGGGGGATGAAAGTGCCTAAGTACACTAAATTTGGGGGAGAATCTGGTGAATCGACAATAGAGCACGTCGCCAGATACCTAACAGAGTCAGGGGATCTAGCTCATAATGAATGCTTAAGAGTAAAAAACATCCCCTCCTCTCTAACCaaggctgccttcacatggtttacTTCGTTGGCCCCAAGTTCAATCGACTCGTGGGCCAAACTAGAgaagaagttccatgaaca AGTCCGACATCTAGAACGGCTAAGGCTAGAGAAAGTTAGGCACAATAagtctaagaaagaaaaggtagCGTTCGTCGAATACGACGCGATAGACCTAATATGTGAGGCCGATTACGCTTCATCGACCAAATTAGATATCGACGTGGCTGAACTAAAGCTAGGGTCCGCCTATGAGTGTCGATCATTGCTGCCTGCACAAGGAAGAAATCATGTCGAACACAACCCAAAATTCCCTTTGAAAACTTATACTTTCGATGTGTCGaagtgtgaggaaatttttgacttgTTAGTCAAAGATGGGCAAATGGTGGTACCTCCTGGTACTAAAATGCCACCGTTAGAACAGAGACATAAAAGagggttttgtaaatatcataacTATCTTGGTCATAACACCTCTAATTGTCACCTTTTCAAGGATTTGGTTCAGAAAGCAATTCAAGATCGACGTTGA